In Hemiscyllium ocellatum isolate sHemOce1 chromosome 33, sHemOce1.pat.X.cur, whole genome shotgun sequence, the following are encoded in one genomic region:
- the LOC132831287 gene encoding large proline-rich protein BAG6-like isoform X2 translates to MDISGTPREISIGDGEAGGFSEHGDCLSIVPLHTAQAIPVSIKTPPSPREVFQEEPSAEDKPAASPAQLAQPGSGLGEAQGPSPLGGSERKPEAPGSEASRRRALPFPGAAEWDDPRDPAVKRKMLEAHQRLYQVLEGLPKTLSAMSESMEESTSAMCGVVSHVVSTLQATLESASTPRESAVAEPPQPESPAPTLEALIEAQTAAVRALGADVCSALERLTGRLDTLAERVDRGFETVSHLLRCALPRAGGSEEAEGGAASGQASFALTRGACPPFPPSPPPRAAEPTTTPPPNGQLSQGALAAGPAALPPQGPAPRARAPRSQRSQPSQEPPALSCLTAGTSRRSGKVGLSH, encoded by the exons ATGGACATCAGCGGGACACCGAGGGAGATCAGCATCGGAGACGGCGAGGCGGGCGGTTTCTCCGAGCACGGCGACTGCCTCAGCATCGTGCCTCTTCACACGGCCCAGGCAATCCCAGTCAGCATCAAGACCCCGCCCA gTCCTCGGGAGGTTTTCCAAGAGGAGCCTTCGGCGGAAGACAAACCCGCGGCCTCCCCCGCGCAGCTGGCCCAGCCCGGGTCGGGCCTGGGTGAGGCCCAGGGCCCCTCTCCGCTCGGCGGGTCGGAGCGGAAACCGGAGGCCCCGGGTTCGGAGGCGTCGCGCCGGCGGGCCTTACCTTTCCCCGGTGCCGCCGAGTGGGACGACCCGCGGGACCCGGCCGTCAAACGGAAGATGCTGGAAGCTCACCAGCGGCTGTACCAGGTGTTGGAGGGCCTGCCGAAGACACTGAGCGCCATGTCCGAGAGCATGGAGGAGTCCACCTCCGCCATGTGCGGGGTGGTGTCGCACGTGGTTTCCACTCTGCAGGCCACCCTGGAAAGCGCCAGCACCCCCCGGGAGAGTGCGGTGGCAGAGCCCCCTCAGCCGGAGAGCCCGGCGCCCACCCTCGAGGCTCTGATCGAAGCTCAAACGGCCGCCGTCCGGGCGCTGGGCGCCGACGTTTGCTCGGCCCTGGAGAGGCTGACGGGTCGGCTGGACACCCTGGCGGAGCGCGTCGACCGGGGCTTCGAGACGGTCTCCCACCTCCTGCGGTGCGCCTTGCCGCGGGCGGGCGGGAGCGAGGAGGCGGAGGGCGGCGCCGCGAGCGGGCAGGCGAGCTTCGCCCTCACCCGCGGCGCCTGCCCTCCTTTCCCGCCAAGCCCTCCGCCTCGCGCTGCTGAGCCGACGACGACGCCGCCGCCGAACGGTCAGCTGAGCCAGGGGGCGCTAGCGGCCGGCCCCGCGGCGCTCCCGCCCCAGGGCCCGGCCCCGCGAGCGCGCGCCCCCAGGAGCCAACGGTCGCAACCGTCGCAGGAGCCGCCTGCTCTTTCCTGCCTCACCGCAGGAACGTCTCGTCGGAGTGGCAAA
- the LOC132831287 gene encoding large proline-rich protein BAG6-like isoform X1 → MAARRGKVARRFSDTSLEVLVAAVRARAKVLFPRSGKKLHSSLSKKAWLEVAEEVSRLSITPRSWIQCRKRFNDLTRSAREKAAHNTRERSRLGGGTTDAVALTPAEQSAMDISGTPREISIGDGEAGGFSEHGDCLSIVPLHTAQAIPVSIKTPPSPREVFQEEPSAEDKPAASPAQLAQPGSGLGEAQGPSPLGGSERKPEAPGSEASRRRALPFPGAAEWDDPRDPAVKRKMLEAHQRLYQVLEGLPKTLSAMSESMEESTSAMCGVVSHVVSTLQATLESASTPRESAVAEPPQPESPAPTLEALIEAQTAAVRALGADVCSALERLTGRLDTLAERVDRGFETVSHLLRCALPRAGGSEEAEGGAASGQASFALTRGACPPFPPSPPPRAAEPTTTPPPNGQLSQGALAAGPAALPPQGPAPRARAPRSQRSQPSQEPPALSCLTAGTSRRSGKVGLSH, encoded by the exons ATGGCTGCGAGGAGGGGTAAGGTGGCCCGCCGGTTTTCAGACACCTCCCTGGAGGTGCTGGTGGCGGCGGTCAGAGCCAGGGCCAAGGTGCTTTTCCCTCGCTCCGGGAAGAAGCTTCACAGCAGCCTCTCCAAGAAAGCGTGGCTGGAAGTGGCCGAGGAGGTCAGCAGACTGAGCATCACCCCGAGGAGCTGGATCCAGTGCAGGAAGAGATTCAATGATCTCACTCGTTCAGCCAGG GAAAAGGCAGCGCACAacacgagggagaggagcaggcTGGGTGGGGGCACAACTGATGCTGTAGCTCTCACCCCTGCGGAGCAATCGGCGATGGACATCAGCGGGACACCGAGGGAGATCAGCATCGGAGACGGCGAGGCGGGCGGTTTCTCCGAGCACGGCGACTGCCTCAGCATCGTGCCTCTTCACACGGCCCAGGCAATCCCAGTCAGCATCAAGACCCCGCCCA gTCCTCGGGAGGTTTTCCAAGAGGAGCCTTCGGCGGAAGACAAACCCGCGGCCTCCCCCGCGCAGCTGGCCCAGCCCGGGTCGGGCCTGGGTGAGGCCCAGGGCCCCTCTCCGCTCGGCGGGTCGGAGCGGAAACCGGAGGCCCCGGGTTCGGAGGCGTCGCGCCGGCGGGCCTTACCTTTCCCCGGTGCCGCCGAGTGGGACGACCCGCGGGACCCGGCCGTCAAACGGAAGATGCTGGAAGCTCACCAGCGGCTGTACCAGGTGTTGGAGGGCCTGCCGAAGACACTGAGCGCCATGTCCGAGAGCATGGAGGAGTCCACCTCCGCCATGTGCGGGGTGGTGTCGCACGTGGTTTCCACTCTGCAGGCCACCCTGGAAAGCGCCAGCACCCCCCGGGAGAGTGCGGTGGCAGAGCCCCCTCAGCCGGAGAGCCCGGCGCCCACCCTCGAGGCTCTGATCGAAGCTCAAACGGCCGCCGTCCGGGCGCTGGGCGCCGACGTTTGCTCGGCCCTGGAGAGGCTGACGGGTCGGCTGGACACCCTGGCGGAGCGCGTCGACCGGGGCTTCGAGACGGTCTCCCACCTCCTGCGGTGCGCCTTGCCGCGGGCGGGCGGGAGCGAGGAGGCGGAGGGCGGCGCCGCGAGCGGGCAGGCGAGCTTCGCCCTCACCCGCGGCGCCTGCCCTCCTTTCCCGCCAAGCCCTCCGCCTCGCGCTGCTGAGCCGACGACGACGCCGCCGCCGAACGGTCAGCTGAGCCAGGGGGCGCTAGCGGCCGGCCCCGCGGCGCTCCCGCCCCAGGGCCCGGCCCCGCGAGCGCGCGCCCCCAGGAGCCAACGGTCGCAACCGTCGCAGGAGCCGCCTGCTCTTTCCTGCCTCACCGCAGGAACGTCTCGTCGGAGTGGCAAA